A part of Vulpes lagopus strain Blue_001 chromosome 4, ASM1834538v1, whole genome shotgun sequence genomic DNA contains:
- the LOC121488772 gene encoding spidroin-1-like: MTQSSITRRHTENIISHLAKNLETQRGTAWVPGNSERPEFRAFPPSCSDSPTGGRPLAGHVLEPAFSVTLCDGFSLLPAPSPRSVGLDPELHHTPGVDKTGSLRRRPHPGLFSWELGFLEGAKDARPGNGQIGERSRQESGKESSLPGLSDTPFPLNLTRVLARVHFSGRREGKSVLGIQDPGKGEHLRSGNPLASGLGLPGQSCGEGNCKGCSEPPNRACCSTHAPAPTPGPRHPQFKGLPPHSPTSEGEVPVNTKLWEFLAYREGVGWGQAWSHLYGLGARANRGEACAQTHAVRGSTGRLAREGPRPGWEEGDDTASGSGSGRGAQGGSGTSPAGWAPEREPEPEPSGEALIPAPIPGPSGGRAPASKAGQAGSELLQPLSPAAPPAAPLSRSPSCSPSCSPQARGAATPALPSGPAPHFRSGRPASRPAPGKALLPALPGPPPPGLQQPPARPGGGAARGGTHLGSVTCCLGREAPPGPGAGRPRAGPAPPAPRGPPSPDGRRPPRSSEVSGVGRDTPSRGGGAGRARAHWSRAGAHGERRRGRGAHTGAPRGSGRSEVAGGGAGGRTGGAGGVAGRTRGPPGGPGARRSRAGAHGERRRGRGAHTGGPPGVRALGGRGRGRGGPPGRCGRGRGAHTGAPRGSGRSEVAGRGARGVREGARGAQEGARGAHRGPPGGCGRGRGAHTGAPRGSGRSEVAGRGARGAQERSRGAHRGPPGGQSARRSRAGAHGGRRRGRGAHTGGPRGSERSEVAGGGAGGRPGGAGGVAGRTRGPPGGPGARRSRAGAHGGCGRGREGRRKGRGAHTGGRPGGAGGVAGRTRGPPGGPGARRSRAGAHGGRRRGRGAHTGGPPGVRALGGRGRGRTGGAGGVAGRTQGAPGGQSARRSRAGARGAAREVREGSRGAHGGPPGVRALGGRGQGRTGGAGGGARGAGRGAGRTQGAARGVREGSRGAHGGPPGVRALGGRGQGRTGGAGEVAGRTQGAPRGSERSEVAGGGARGAQEGSRGAHRGPPGVRALGGRGRGRGGPSGGAGGVAGRTQGAPGGQSARRSRAGAHRGRPGARERSRGAHRGPPGGPGARRSRAGARGSARGVREGARGAHAVGGTARGVRGPLPSARVSLLCLVRVAPKPALDPAHAPLATG, translated from the exons ATGACTCAGTCCTCTATAACTCGCAGACACA CAGAAAACATCATCTCCCACCTTGCAAAGAATTTAGAAACCCAGAGAGGAACTGCTTGGGTTCCTGGCAATTCAGAGCGCCCGGAGTTTCGcgcttttcctccttcctgctcagaCAGCCCAACAGGTGGCCGTCCCCTTGCTGGCCATGTTCTCGAGCCTGCCTTCTCGGTCACCTTATGCGatggattttctcttcttccGGCACCTTCCCCCCGCTCTGTG GGCCTAGACCCAGAGCTTCATCACACTCCAGGTGTAGATAAAACAGGAAGTCTGCGAAGGAGGCCACATCCGGGGTTGTTTAGCTGGGAGCTGGGGTTTCTGGAGGGAGCCAAGGATGCAAGACCGGGGAATGGTCAAATCGGGGAGCGAAGCAGGcaagaaagtggaaaagaaagttCTCTCCCTGGTCTGTCCGACACACCCTTCCCCCTCAATCTGACAAGAGTCCTGGCCAGAGTTCACTTCTCAGGTAGACGGGAGGGCAAATCTGTCTTGGGAATCCAAGATCCAGGAAAGGGAGAGCACCTGAGGTCTGGGAATCCACTGGCATCAGGACTAGGTCTCCCGGGACAGTCCTGCGGGGAAGGCAACTGTAAAGGATGCTCAGAACCTCCGAACCGGGCCTGTTGTAGCACacacgcccccgcccccacccccggaccCCGCCACCCCCAATTCAAGGGGCTCCCCCCGCACTCCCCAACTTCAGAAGGCGAAGTCCCCGTTAACACGAAGCTTTGGGAGTTCCTGGCATACAGGGAAGGAGTAGGGTGGGGGCAGGCCTGGAGTCACCTTTACGGGCTGGGCGCCCGGGCCAACAGGGGCGAGGCGTGTGCTCAGACACACGCAGTGCGCGGATCCACAGGGAGACTCGCGAGGGAAGGGCCCCggcctgggtgggaggagggagacgACACAgcgtcggggtcggggtcgggacGGGGCGCACAGGGAGGCTCGGGGACTTCTCCCGCGGGGTGGGCGCCCGAGcgcgagcccgagcccgagccctcGGGGGAGGCCCTGATCCCGGCCCCGATCCCGGGACCGTCCGGGGGCAGGGCGCCCGCTTCCAAGGCGGGGCAGGCCGGAAGCGAGCTCCTGCAGCCTCTCTCTCCCGCagcccctcctgcagcccctctcTCCCGCagcccctcctgcagcccctcctgcagcccccaggCCCGGGGCGCGGCCACACCCGCTCTGCCCAGCGGCCCAGCCCCCCATTTCCGGAGCGGGCGCCCCGCGAGCCGGCCGGCCCCGGGCAAGGCCCTGCTCCCCGCGCTTCCCGGGCCTCCCCCGCCGGGGCTCCAGCagccgccggcccggcccgggggaGGCGCGGCCCGAGGGGGCACCCACCTGGGCAGCGTCACATGCTGTCTCGGCCGAGAGGCCCCTCCGGGTCCCGGCGCCGGCCGCCCCCGCgcaggccccgcgccccccgccccccgcggcccgcccTCGCCGGACGGGAGGAGGCCGCCGCGCTCCTCGGAAGTTTCAGGTGTGGGAAGGGACACACCttcccgggggggcggggccggccgcgcTCGAGCCCATTG GTCGCGGGCGGGGGCGCACGGGGAGCGCAGGAGGGGTCGCGGGGCGCACACGGGGGCCCCCCGGGGGTCCGGGCGCTCGGAGgtcgcgggcgggggcgcggggggccgcaCGGGAGGTGCGGGAGGGGTCGCGGGGCGCACACGGGGGCCCCCCGGGGGTCCGGGCGCTCGGAGGTCGCGGGCGGGGGCGCACGGGGAGCGCAGGAGGGGTCGCGGGGCGCACACAGGGGGCCCCCCGGGGGTCAGAGCGCTCGGAGgtcgcgggcgggggcgcggggggccgccCGGGAGGTGCGGGAGGGGTCGCGGGGCGCACACGGGGGCCCCCCGGGGGTCCGGGCGCTCGGAGGTCGCGGGCAGGGGCGCACGGGGGGTGCGGGAGGGGGCGCGAGGGGCGCAGGAAGGGGCGCGGGGCGCACACAGGGGGCCGCCCGGGGGGTGCGGGAGGGGTCGCGGGGCGCACACGGGGGCCCCCCGGGGGTCCGGGCGCTCGGAGGTCGCGGGCAGGGGCGCACGGGGGGCGCAGGAGAGGTCGCGGGGCGCACACAGGGGGCCCCCCGGGGGTCAGAGCGCTCGGAGGTCGCGGGCGGGGGCGCACGGGGGGCGCAGGAGGGGTCGCGGGGCGCACACAGGGGGCCCCCGGGGGTCAGAGCGCTCGGAGgtcgcgggcgggggcgcggggggccgccCGGGAGGTGCGGGAGGGGTCGCGGGGCGCACACGGGGGCCCCCCGGGGGTCCGGGCGCTCGGAGGTCGCGGGCAGGGGCGCACGGGGGGTGCGGGAGGGGGCGCGAGGGGCGCAGGAAGGGGCGCGGGGCGCACACAGGGGGCCGCCCGGGGGGTGCGGGAGGGGTCGCGGGGCGCACACGGGGGCCCCCCGGGGGTCCGGGCGCTCGGAGGTCGCGGGCAGGGGCGCACGGGGGGCGCAGGAGAGGTCGCGGGGCGCACACAGGGGGCCCCCCGGGGGTCAGAGCGCTCGGAGGTCGCGGGCGGGGGCGCACGGGGGGCGCAGGAGGGGTCGCGGGGCGCACACAGGGGGCCCCCGGGGGTCAGAGCGCTCGGAGgtcgcgggcgggggcgcggggggccgccCGGGAGGTGCGGGAGGGGTCGCGGGGCGCACACGGGGGCCCCCCGGGGGTCCGGGCGCTCGGAGGTCGCGGGCAGGGGCGCACGGGGGGTGCGGGAGGGGGCGCGAGGGGCGCAGGAAGGGGCGCGGGGCGCACACAGGGGGCCGCCCGGGGGGTGCGGGAGGGGTCGCGGGGCGCACACGGGGGCCCCCCGGGGGTCCGGGCGCTCGGAGGTCGCGGGCAGGGGCGCACGGGGGGCGCAGGAGAGGTCGCGGGGCGCACACAGGGGGCCCCCCGGGGGTCAGAGCGCTCGGAGGTCGCGGGCGGGGGCGCACGGGGGGCGCAGGAGGGGTCGCGGGGCGCACACAGGGGGCCCCCGGGGGTCAGAGCGCTCGGAGgtcgcgggcgggggcgcggggggccgtcCGGGGGTGCGGGAGGGGTCGCGGGGCGTACACAGGGGGCCCCCGGGGGTCAGAGCGCTCGGAGGTCGCGGGCAGGGGCGCACCGGGGCCGCCCGGGGGCGCGGGAGAGGTCGCGGGGCGCACACAGGGGGCCCCCCGGGGGTCCGGGCGCTCGGAGgtcgcgggcgggggcgcgggggtccGCCCGGGGGGtgcgggagggggcgcggggcgcgcacGCGGTGGGGGGGACCGCCCGGGGGGTGCGCGGGCCCCTGCCATCCGCCCGGGTGTCTCTTCTGTGTCTGGTCCGGGTCGCCCCCAAGCCCGCCCTGGATCCCGCTCACGCCCCTTTAGCTACTGGCTGA